The Cryptococcus gattii WM276 chromosome D, complete sequence region GGAAGGTAAAGATCGGTTCGTACCGAGCTCGGAACCGCCACGGGTGGTCCATGAGTCGACTCGGAGCCAGGAGAGCTCAGAGACGTTGTCGTCCAAGAGACCTTCGAAACCGTTATAGATGGCGACTGGGGTGTGGCCTCGGCTGTGACAGAATCGGACGGCTTGTCGGGTAGCAGCATTCATACCACCAGCAGGCGCACCGACACTAAACATCGAAAAAGATTTTGTGTCAGATAAGAACCATGGTGAAAGATACCAGAAAAAAACTTACTGGATGATACCGATCCTCAATCGATTCTCTTTGGGAGCAGTCTGGCAGACATCAAGAGACGAGCTAATCTGGAAAGCCTGGAGCATTTCTCGGAATTCCGAGTCTCTGAAAGACATGGCCTTTGCGAAATCTCTGTTCTCAATCGCTTCGGCCACCATCTGCGTGCGCGCCACAGCCTCGAGCAGAGGGACTTTGGTAATCTTGTTTTCCTGGATACCAATCATATACGAAGGTGTCTCGGGTGTCGCGCTCAACAACGTTTGAACGGCCTCAACACCTTGGAGAGTGGGCAAGATCCTGTCAAACGCGCAGGGTTTACCTCCACGCTGGGTATGGCCGAGGGTGGTGACACGTGTATCGAGACCGAGACGCTCGACGAGGATCTTTTTCACATAGTCTGGCTTGATGGGTTTCAAGTTCCTATCGAGGGCGCCTTCGGCGACGATGACGATTGACTTGCGTTTGCCGACTTTTCGATGCGCTTGCAAGAGGTCACACATCTCCGTCTCCCAGTCCTCGCATTTAGGCGGGTCTTCggggatgaagatgaagtCTGCACCGGTTGCGATACCGGCGAGCAGCGCGAGCCAACCGCAGTGTCGGCCCATGACTTCAATCACAAACGCACGCGAGTGGGAGGACGCggtggaagagatggaatCGATGGATTCACAAATTCGGTGCAGAGCGGTAAGCGCACCGATGGTCAAATCGGTCAAGGCCATATCATTGTCAATCGATCCAACGAGTCCGACAATGTTGAGGTGCTGGTAAGCTTCCCTCTGCTCGTCTGAAATCCTGTTGTCAGTGTAGAGCTCTTCCACCAAGCTGGGCCATTCGCCACGGAGCTTGTCGGCACCGGTCAAGGAACCGTCACCACCGCAAACGGCGAGACAGTCGATACCGAAATGGATAAGGTTGTTAGCGGCTTGGAGTCGGCCTTCCCTCGTGCGGACTGTTTTTCGCTCGTCagataaaaaaaaaaaaactaCAGGATGCAGTAACAGATGAAATGACTTACAAGCAGGGCATCGAGAACTACCGATGAGGGTACCGCCTTCACTTTGCCAACCCCTGACATCATCCCATCCAACCCTGACAATATACTTGTTCTTCAACGTTCTACccttttcatcttcgtGATCGGCAATCGCCAAGTTTTGCATCCCATGCGACGCCAACTCATCCACATCGCCTTCACCCGCTCCATCCCTCAAAAGCTGGCCGTACCCGAAACTGAGAGGTGTATCCTCGAGCGGGGTGACCTCGTTCGGGTCCGAGAAGGAGACTTCATTGGTGAGTGATTCCTTGTTCAAAGTAGAGGTGAGTTTATCGAGCTGCTGGGAAGGAGGTaaagaggagaaggtgACACTCTTGGATGATGGGGAAAGGGTGGGGGATTGGGGCGCGGTAGGTGCAGGAGTGGGGTCGGAAGTGTTGCCGCGGACGAGACCTTCCCAGCCTTCACGGATGATGTAGGCTTGACAGCCACGGGCGATGGACTGGCGGACTACTGCTCGAACTGTggggaaaaaaaaaaaagagtGTCAGGTTGATCCAATGAGTCATGTCATaagaagatgagagagGTTACTCACCGGCAGAGTTCATACCAGCCGAGTCACCACCGCTGGTCAAGACTgcaatcttcttctgtcttGGAGGCTTATGTGCCCgcggaggaggaggtggagtAGCGACAGACTGAAGCTGCTCTGTGATGCCTTCTGGATCCTTGGGGAGCGGGGGAACGGCCGATGAGTCGGACATGTTGTGGGATTTGTGTGGATGCGATGGAAAAtgagaagagaagaatgtGGATTGTGACGAATGAGATGGGAAAACGAAAGCAGCAAATGAGAAGCCGGCGGTAAAGGAAAAAGTTTGGGTGGGGAATGACGCAAAGACCCTGGAAAATCGAGTTATACTATTATCATACTGATTATTGATTCTTTATGCATCTATCCTTGGATCTTGCTATATCCTATGCATCTGTATCCTAATATCCACCCCGCAGCTACTTGTACTGTATACAGTCCTCGAACATATTCGCCCAATCGCCCACTCGCCATTATTGAAGACCCTCGGCCCACCTTATCAGCATCACATCTCGCTTGTGCACCATTCTTATGTAATACATTCCAGTCGCTTATACTGATATTCCCAAAACACCAAAATACATTCCATTATGATACTTAATACAAGTATAGACACTACATAGATCAACCGACAACAACCCATGCACCTCCATCTACCATACTCCTAAGTACTCTTTCCCTCCCACCTTCCGTTTCCGGTGTGTGTTCCCTATTTTCTTCTGCAGCTGCGCAATTGGAAAGACGCTTCAGCGCCTCTAGAAGGATTGCCGGTGTTTGATTGCGCTTGAACCTCGTCTCCTGATCTACTGATCTTTTTCTCCCCCTCTCCTCGTCTTGCACTTGCACTTGCCACGCACTACCATCATGTGACTGTGACTTGTCCAGCTGCTCCGACCCGACTGATGGAAGCTCTTCCACTTGATCAAGAGATGAAGGGTACATGATAGAAGGTGGGAGTGTGAGTGGCGTGGGTGCGATCAAAGTGGGTAAAAGTGGTGGTGTGGTAGGGAGAGCTGGAGAGTAGGCAGATGAGCAGCTGGAGATTTGGCGGTCAAGAGGTGTCTCGGGTAAATGAGACGACGACGCCATGGGTTGTGGTTGTGGTTCTGGTTGTGAGTGCAGTTGTGAGCGTGGTTGCGAGCGTGGTTGTGGTCGTGGTTGTGGGTGTGGAGGGGACACCGGCATAAGTCTAGGTGAACGGGGGAtagaggatgatgaggatgaggataCGCGATGAagcagagaaggaggaacCCTCTCTGGCATCTTGGTCATGTGAAAGTGCAATGGCTGGGTAGAGGCATGGTGGTGGAGTGGGTGTGGCTGGAAGTACGAGGCGGTGTGGCCGTGTAC contains the following coding sequences:
- a CDS encoding uncharacterized protein (Similar to SGTC gene model, INSD accession EAL18317.1) yields the protein MSAIQRPSTPYPYTHTLVHGHTASYFQPHPLHHHASTQPLHFHMTKMPERVPPSLLHRVSSSSSSSIPRSPRLMPVSPPHPQPRPQPRSQPRSQLHSQPEPQPQPMASSSHLPETPLDRQISSCSSAYSPALPTTPPLLPTLIAPTPLTLPPSIMYPSSLDQVEELPSVGSEQLDKSQSHDGSAWQVQVQDEERGRKRSVDQETRFKRNQTPAILLEALKRLSNCAAAEENREHTPETEGGRERVLRSMVDGGAWVVVG
- a CDS encoding 6-phosphofructokinase, putative (Similar to TIGR gene model, INSD accession AAW45970.1) is translated as MSDSSAVPPLPKDPEGITEQLQSVATPPPPPRAHKPPRQKKIAVLTSGGDSAGMNSAVRAVVRQSIARGCQAYIIREGWEGLVRGNTSDPTPAPTAPQSPTLSPSSKSVTFSSLPPSQQLDKLTSTLNKESLTNEVSFSDPNEVTPLEDTPLSFGYGQLLRDGAGEGDVDELASHGMQNLAIADHEDEKGRTLKNKYIVRVGWDDVRGWQSEGGTLIGSSRCPAFRTREGRLQAANNLIHFGIDCLAVCGGDGSLTGADKLRGEWPSLVEELYTDNRISDEQREAYQHLNIVGLVGSIDNDMALTDLTIGALTALHRICESIDSISSTASSHSRAFVIEVMGRHCGWLALLAGIATGADFIFIPEDPPKCEDWETEMCDLLQAHRKVGKRKSIVIVAEGALDRNLKPIKPDYVKKILVERLGLDTRVTTLGHTQRGGKPCAFDRILPTLQGVEAVQTLLSATPETPSYMIGIQENKITKVPLLEAVARTQMVAEAIENRDFAKAMSFRDSEFREMLQAFQISSSLDVCQTAPKENRLRIGIIHVGAPAGGMNAATRQAVRFCHSRGHTPVAIYNGFEGLLDDNVSELSWLRVDSWTTRGGSELGTNRSLPSIDIGSVAAGFQRHSLDGLLIIGGFEAFHSIVLLSQNRSNYPAFQIPMIHLPATLSNNVPLTDFSLGSDTSLNALVEACDAIKQSASASRNRVFVVETQGGQSGYIATMGALAVGAVLVYTPEMGISLTLLQEDVEFLIKRYSLDEKGKSEGRLVIKAEKSSSVYTTETLTKIFKEEGKDLFDARSASLGHTLQGGVPSPLDRTRAARLSLRCMQFLEEHACPNSQATHHKPKPAHLTHGSAKCSVKDTAAMIAIIGSKVVYASMEDVLKVTDMKLRRGTDEWWSDCKQLAETMGGRTGLMAKH